From a single Mus musculus strain C57BL/6J chromosome 12, GRCm38.p6 C57BL/6J genomic region:
- the Serpina3j gene encoding serine (or cysteine) peptidase inhibitor, clade A (alpha-1 antiproteinase, antitrypsin), member 3J isoform X1 produces the protein MAFIAALGLLMAGICPAVLCCPEDTLGKHTPVQKDRDHETQLDSLTLASINTDFAFSLYKKLALKNPHKNFVFSPLSITIALASLSLGAKGNTLEEILEGLKFNLTETPEADIHQGFGHLLQRLSQPGDQVQISTGNSMVVEKHLQILAEFKEKARALYHTEVFTADFQQPREARKLLNDYVSNQTQGMIKELVSDLEERTSMVMTNFALFNGKWNMTFDPYETFMGTFIEDRRTPVKVSMMKMKELRAPYFRDEKMKCTVVELNYKGNGKAMFILPDQGKMKQVEASLQPATLRGWRKSLRPRMIDELYLPKFSISKNYRLENILPELGIKEVFSTQADLSGISGGKDVRVSRMFHSAALDMTETGTEARATTRDKYDFLSTKSNPTVVNLNTPFLFCVLHSDSENIDFMGKINNPAQN, from the exons ATGGCCTTCATTGCAGCTCTGGGGCTCTTGATGGCTGGGATCTGCCCTGCTGTCCTCTGCTGTCCAGAGGACACATTAGGAAAGCACACTCCAGTCCAGAAAGACAGAGACCATGAAACACAACTGGACAGTCTTACATTGGCCTCCATCAACACTGACTTTGCCTTCAGCCTCTACAAGAAGCTGGCTTTGAAGAATCCACATAAAAATTTTGTCTTCTCCCCACTTAGCATCACAATTGCCTTGGCCTCCCTGTCCCTGGGAGCAAAGGGCAACACTCTGGAAGAGATTCTAGAAGGTCTCAAGTTCAATCTGACAGAGACCCCTGAGGCAGACATCCACCAGGGCTTTGGGCACCTCCTACAGAGGCTCAGTCAGCCAGGGGACCAGGTACAGATCAGCACAGGCAATTCAATGGTTGTTGAAAAGCACCTGCAGATCCTGGCAGAGTTCAAGGAGAAGGCAAGGGCTTTGTACCACACTGAGGTCTTCACAGCAGACTTCCAGCAGCCTCGTGAGGCCAGAAAGCTCCTCAATGACTATGTGAGCAATCAGACGCAGGGGATGATCAAGGAACTGGTCTCAGACCTGGAGGAGAGGACATCCATGGTGATGACGAATTTTGCCCTCTTTAACG GTAAATGGAACATGACATTTGACCCTTATGAAACGTTCATGGGGACATTCATAGAGGACAGGAGGACACCCGTGAAGGTGTCCATGATGAAAATGAAGGAACTGAGGGCACCCTACTTCCGGGATGAGAAAATGAAATGCACTGTGGTGGAGCTGAACTACAAAGGCAATGGCAAGGCCATGTTCATCCTCCCTGACCAGGGCAAGATGAAGCAGGTGGAAGCCAGCTTACAACCAGCAACTCTGAGGGGATGGAGGAAATCTTTGAGGCCCAG GATGATAGATGAGCTCTACCTACCCAAGTTCTCCATATCCAAAAACTACAGACTGGAGAACATCCTTCCAGAACTGGGTATCAAGGAAGTCTTCTCCACACAGGCTGACCTGTCAGGGATTTCAGGAGGCAAGGATGTAAGAGTCTCTCGG ATGTTTCACAGCGCTGCGCTGGACATGACTGAGACAGGCACAGAAGCCCGTGCCACCACAAGAGACAAATATGACTTCCTGTCCACTAAAAGCAACCCTACAGTTGTTAACCTTAACACACCATTCCTGTTCTGTGTTTTACACTCAGATTCTGAGAATATCGACTTTATGGGCAAGATCAACAACCCTGCACAAAACTAG
- the Serpina3j gene encoding serine (or cysteine) peptidase inhibitor, clade A (alpha-1 antiproteinase, antitrypsin), member 3J isoform X2: MAFIAALGLLMAGICPAVLCCPEDTLGKHTPVQKDRDHETQLDSLTLASINTDFAFSLYKKLALKNPHKNFVFSPLSITIALASLSLGAKGNTLEEILEGLKFNLTETPEADIHQGFGHLLQRLSQPGDQVQISTGNSMVVEKHLQILAEFKEKARALYHTEVFTADFQQPREARKLLNDYVSNQTQGMIKELVSDLEERTSMVMTNFALFNGKWNMTFDPYETFMGTFIEDRRTPVKVSMMKMKELRAPYFRDEKMKCTVVELNYKGNGKAMFILPDQGKMKQVEASLQPATLRGWRKSLRPRMIDELYLPKFSISKNYRLENILPELGIKEVFSTQADLSGISGGKDVRVSRDLSPSDQCRVSGSCSQIGVLPPAAAWGLLVGPESLPP, encoded by the exons ATGGCCTTCATTGCAGCTCTGGGGCTCTTGATGGCTGGGATCTGCCCTGCTGTCCTCTGCTGTCCAGAGGACACATTAGGAAAGCACACTCCAGTCCAGAAAGACAGAGACCATGAAACACAACTGGACAGTCTTACATTGGCCTCCATCAACACTGACTTTGCCTTCAGCCTCTACAAGAAGCTGGCTTTGAAGAATCCACATAAAAATTTTGTCTTCTCCCCACTTAGCATCACAATTGCCTTGGCCTCCCTGTCCCTGGGAGCAAAGGGCAACACTCTGGAAGAGATTCTAGAAGGTCTCAAGTTCAATCTGACAGAGACCCCTGAGGCAGACATCCACCAGGGCTTTGGGCACCTCCTACAGAGGCTCAGTCAGCCAGGGGACCAGGTACAGATCAGCACAGGCAATTCAATGGTTGTTGAAAAGCACCTGCAGATCCTGGCAGAGTTCAAGGAGAAGGCAAGGGCTTTGTACCACACTGAGGTCTTCACAGCAGACTTCCAGCAGCCTCGTGAGGCCAGAAAGCTCCTCAATGACTATGTGAGCAATCAGACGCAGGGGATGATCAAGGAACTGGTCTCAGACCTGGAGGAGAGGACATCCATGGTGATGACGAATTTTGCCCTCTTTAACG GTAAATGGAACATGACATTTGACCCTTATGAAACGTTCATGGGGACATTCATAGAGGACAGGAGGACACCCGTGAAGGTGTCCATGATGAAAATGAAGGAACTGAGGGCACCCTACTTCCGGGATGAGAAAATGAAATGCACTGTGGTGGAGCTGAACTACAAAGGCAATGGCAAGGCCATGTTCATCCTCCCTGACCAGGGCAAGATGAAGCAGGTGGAAGCCAGCTTACAACCAGCAACTCTGAGGGGATGGAGGAAATCTTTGAGGCCCAG GATGATAGATGAGCTCTACCTACCCAAGTTCTCCATATCCAAAAACTACAGACTGGAGAACATCCTTCCAGAACTGGGTATCAAGGAAGTCTTCTCCACACAGGCTGACCTGTCAGGGATTTCAGGAGGCAAGGATGTAAGAGTCTCTCGG GATCTGTCACCTAGTGACCAGTGCAGAGTCTCTGGATCCTGCTCACAGATTGGAGTCCTCCCTCCTGCAGCTGCATGGGGTCTGTTGGTCGGACCCGAGTCTCTTCCCCCCTAG
- the Serpina3j gene encoding serine (or cysteine) peptidase inhibitor, clade A (alpha-1 antiproteinase, antitrypsin), member 3J isoform X3, which produces MAFIAALGLLMAGICPAVLCCPEDTLGKHTPVQKDRDHETQLDSLTLASINTDFAFSLYKKLALKNPHKNFVFSPLSITIALASLSLGAKGNTLEEILEGLKFNLTETPEADIHQGFGHLLQRLSQPGDQVQISTGNSMVVEKHLQILAEFKEKARALYHTEVFTADFQQPREARKLLNDYVSNQTQGMIKELVSDLEERTSMVMTNFALFNGKWNMTFDPYETFMGTFIEDRRTPVKVSMMKMKELRAPYFRDEKMKCTVVELNYKGNGKAMFILPDQGKMKQVEASLQPATLRGWRKSLRPRCMPTGLRLSLIPVLQLC; this is translated from the exons ATGGCCTTCATTGCAGCTCTGGGGCTCTTGATGGCTGGGATCTGCCCTGCTGTCCTCTGCTGTCCAGAGGACACATTAGGAAAGCACACTCCAGTCCAGAAAGACAGAGACCATGAAACACAACTGGACAGTCTTACATTGGCCTCCATCAACACTGACTTTGCCTTCAGCCTCTACAAGAAGCTGGCTTTGAAGAATCCACATAAAAATTTTGTCTTCTCCCCACTTAGCATCACAATTGCCTTGGCCTCCCTGTCCCTGGGAGCAAAGGGCAACACTCTGGAAGAGATTCTAGAAGGTCTCAAGTTCAATCTGACAGAGACCCCTGAGGCAGACATCCACCAGGGCTTTGGGCACCTCCTACAGAGGCTCAGTCAGCCAGGGGACCAGGTACAGATCAGCACAGGCAATTCAATGGTTGTTGAAAAGCACCTGCAGATCCTGGCAGAGTTCAAGGAGAAGGCAAGGGCTTTGTACCACACTGAGGTCTTCACAGCAGACTTCCAGCAGCCTCGTGAGGCCAGAAAGCTCCTCAATGACTATGTGAGCAATCAGACGCAGGGGATGATCAAGGAACTGGTCTCAGACCTGGAGGAGAGGACATCCATGGTGATGACGAATTTTGCCCTCTTTAACG GTAAATGGAACATGACATTTGACCCTTATGAAACGTTCATGGGGACATTCATAGAGGACAGGAGGACACCCGTGAAGGTGTCCATGATGAAAATGAAGGAACTGAGGGCACCCTACTTCCGGGATGAGAAAATGAAATGCACTGTGGTGGAGCTGAACTACAAAGGCAATGGCAAGGCCATGTTCATCCTCCCTGACCAGGGCAAGATGAAGCAGGTGGAAGCCAGCTTACAACCAGCAACTCTGAGGGGATGGAGGAAATCTTTGAGGCCCAGGTGCATGCCCACAGGTCTCAGACTGTCACTGATCCCTGTACTTCAGTTGTGCTGA